AAGCCACCTCATTCTGGGACACTTATAAAGATAAATGGTGTTCCGAAAAAGGAGACTATGCGGTTCAAATTGGAAACAGCTCGGACAACATTTTACTTGAAGAAAGTTTTAAAACTACAAAAACATTTTACTGGTTAGGATTATAGTTTATTTACTTCTATACTTTGTATACATTTCTCTTATTTGGTAGTTAGTCTAATGCCTACATTTTTTGCGATAAAACTTTTTGGTTTTGTGTCACAGTAAATTTCGCTACTTCATTCGGTTATTTTGTAAAcatcattgaataatactCTTTTGAACCCACTaacatttatatatattctactattaatcattgaataaaacTAAATACTGCAACTATACCTCGCTATAATTCTGCCTTTGAAATTGCTTTcttaatttaaaaataaactGCAATACATTGGCTAACCTTCACCCTCACACAGATAAGAAAGTTGCACAAGAGTACAGCTTAtattaatcaaaaaaaGTTCAAAGATCCAGTGATATTCAAATAGTCTGTATGGGTGgagataattcattaacaGAGGTTGACCTCAATACATCATTTGACAGCTTCAATGGTGAATTCCTAAACTATAATGACGATTTGAAATTAGATTTACAAGACTTGCTTAACGAGGATTCCGTCATACCAATTTCCCATGAAGATTATATAGATGGCTCCGAAACTAGGTCTGACGACTGTGATCCATGCAAGCTGAACATGACCAGTCCAACcaagaaaaataatcatACCAAAAATATAGCTATGAAGGGGAATCATAAATTATCCTTAGACTCTCCGAACCTCTCCCTTAAACCGGAAGCAACTGATACAAATATAGTGGccaatgaattatttcaagTAACGAGTAATTTACGAGCAGGAAAGCAGCAGCATCAGTCGGATATTTTTGGCTTAGATGACGAGAACGACGATCTCTTCTGTGGAAAGAGATTAAATAACGATAAAATAGACAAATTAGTGAACGAATTAGGATTAAGAAATAgagatgatgaaatagattttgaattggatGACCAAGTAAGAACAGGAATTTTTAAGGGACGATTTAAAAAACATCATCATGATGTGGACAATAATAAAGACGATATAGACTTGCTACTCACAGACTATTTAACTAATGCAACAAGTGCCATAAACGATGACAAAGAAAACTTAGCACCATATCCTGACCCGTTGAAAACTATTAGAAACAAAGATACCAACTCAATTAAAAAATCCAATAAAGTATTCTTCAAAGCTCCCAGGAAGGCTGGATATAgtaaatcatcaatacCAGTGTTAAAGCCATTGTCGAATGTTACAAATATCGAATTAAAAAAGCCTACTAATGAATTCATGGTTAGGAAAGACAGTACAATATCACCTAACAGGATATGCACTCCAAATCATACGGGTATCGATGCGCCATTTAAACCTTCGCTTAAATACCAAAACTCTCCATTTAATATTTACCTTGTTGATTCGCTGACGGGCCTCATAAACGATGCAACCCAGTTTGGCACTGAACTCAATGCCTCCAACTGCGAAGGTTTCCCATTACCAGAACACGTAAACGAAATAGTGCAAATCCCAACTAACGAGGAGTCACAGAAGCCGGCATCTAAGAAGCAAAAGCAAAAAATGGCAATCATAAAAGCATTTCAGAATAAGTATTATTCGACGAATTCTCAGATTTCCAAAGACACTCGCAAGCGTCCTGGGTTttataataaagaagaatatgaaaaatacaaacaCAAATTAACTTCACAAAATACTTCGGGCGTACAAGTTGTCAACCAAGCCACTCTTTCCCAGTCTGAATCAGTAGATTCGCCTAATGACAAAACCAATTCAGTCAGTAACAAAAAAACCCCTAAAAAGCAAAAGGTGAGATGGGCTGAAAAGTTAGAATGGTGATGACTGTATAACGTATAGATAAcgattttcttcttttcttatgtattaatatttaagttgtattatattgcaaaaaaacTGTAGACTTGGTatggaagaagaattcaaagaaatatcacGTGATTTTGTTTTCGATTTAGACAGCGAACTCCACGTCTAGATGAAACGAACAACTATTACTACTGTTCATAGTATTTTTaccataataatataccTTCACATTATTGCTAACCAAAATAAGTAACAATATGTCTACATTCTTTGATGAAATGAAAAAGTCCTTTGCGGATGTTCCTATTACTgacaaaaaaattgatactGCCAGCTTTTTAGAAGCTTCTGAGTCTTTAATCAAATTGTTCGACTTGTTAGGCTCTTCAGCTTTCCAGGTTGTACAGAAGGATATGACAGGTAACATTACCAAAATTCGTACTAAATTATTGGCTGATCCAGCTGGTTCTGGTACTTTGCAAGATTTAGTTTTGTCAGAAGCCAACACCAAGACCAAAACTGCTACTCAAGGTTTATTGTGGTTGTCTCGTGGTTTGCAATTCACCAGCCAAGCTATGAGAGAAACTGTTGACAACCCTTCCAAAGAATTAGCTGTCACTTTTACTGATGCTTACTCCAAAACCTTATCTCAATATCACGGTATGTTGGTCAAGCCAATTTTCAAGTTAGCAATGAAAGCTTGTCCATACAGAAAAGACTTCTTTGAAAAACTTGGTGCTGATCAAACGAAGGTCGCGGAACAATTAAAGACTTGGTTAAAGGCATTAGAAGACATTGTCCAGATTATTCTCGATTTCTTTACCTCTGGTAACTACGGTAAAGGTTTATAAACCATCTAGACATTATATATCGTAACCTTAAGATTCTAATTAATGCACAAGACATTGATCTGCTTTTTTGTATTCTTCTAGTAGCATAGATCACCTTTAGGCCATAAACAGGTGCTAGTTGAATTCGCACACGAGTATAAGAGATCTAAGcgaaaaatatatttagcTTCTTATCCGATCTGGtctaaatttaattactAAAGCCCTCCTGTAATAACAATTAGAGTCGTATATTTTGGTTTTAAATACCCTAATGGCTGAATATGTATAGAATGCAAAACGTTAAGAGGAAAGTAGCCTTTCGAAGATTAGGCTTGCTAAGTTGTTTACTTTTCATAATCACTATATcgtattttcaaatattgaacaaaaaCGACAAAACCATGCCAAGTCTAAATGATAATCCACTAAATGTTGAAGAGTTGGAAAATACCGAAGCGTCTCTTAAAAAGGATAAACAACGTGAAAGTGTGTTTCGATTGGGTGACCAGGAGCTGTTGCTTTCCCAGGATCCGGAATATGAGGCACTGGAGCCATTTAAAGAAAGCAAGGTTTTTTATAATAACAAGTTTGTCGGTAGAGCTGTAATAGGAGAATctaataacaatattacCGATGGAATTGTAGACTACCAGAGGGAGAACGCTACATTTTTCTCGTTGGTCAGAAATGAAGACTTTCTGGGTATTGCCGAAGCCATACAATCAGTTGAATATAGGTTCAATAACAAATATCATTATGACTGGGTATTTGCAAATGATGAACCGTTTCATCCAACATTCATAAACGTTATACAAAATTTGGTGAGTGGACAAGCCCATTTTGTTCAAATATCGAGAGAAATATGGAGCTATCCGGATTGGATTGACCAAGACAAAGCAAACGAAACAAGGCATACgatgaaagaaaataaggTTAAATATGGTGACTCTGTATCCTACAGGCATATGTGCCGTTTCAATTCAGGTTTTTTCTACCGATTaccaataatgaagaactATAGATACTATTGGAGAGTAGAGccagaaattgaatttcaGTGTGATATATTCCATCAAGATTGgtttaaatatatgaaagaaaataataaaaagtaTGCATTTACATTGGCTCCTTTAGAGCTACATACAACTGTTACAAACTTATGGGAAACAGTCCAGGAGTTTTCCCGGAAAAACCCAAAATTGGTTGCTAAAGACAATAATATGGATTTCTTGACTGAAGATGGAGGAGCAACCTACAATATGTGTCATTTTTGgtcaaattttgaaatagGAGATATGGATTTTTATAGACTGGAGgcatattcaaaatttttcgACCATATTGATAAGGCCGGTGGATTCTACTATAGTCGGTGGGGGGATGCACCAGTTCATTCTATGGGTGTTTCGTTACTTTTAAGTAAGGATGAACTATTCTTTATGGATAACTCGGGATATTTTCATTCGCCAAACGGCGATTGTCCCTGGGATCCAAAAATTAGAAAGGAAAGAAGATGTACTTGTCTGACTAAAAAGGATGCAACATGGTTGAAAAGCTCGTGCATTCCTAAATGGTTTGAGATCCATGATATAGAAAAGCCACCCTTTGTTCCTAAATATGCCTTCGTCAATCAACACAAGCCTcctgatgaagaagaagaaaaggaaaatgaagaagaatacgACAATAAAGacgaataataaataaataagaaaTACTATTCTATTACTACAtgtataaaaatatataaattgtaaTGTACTATATTTACAGGAATCTGAACGAACTTCAATCATTCGCTGGCTCCGGCTTTCTTAGCCTCTTCCATAAGCTCGTGTAACTGGCCTATTTGTTCCGGGGACATTTTCTCAAGATCCTGTTGACTTAATTTGCCGTTAATCCATTCTCCACCATCGATACCCTTCAAGTAATCTTGCCACTGCGCCAAAAATCCCACTATATGTAACGGATTATCGATGTTTTTGTGGGCTTTGAATTCAGCTTTAACATATTGATCTCCCAATGGTCTTAATTCAACTGGTAATTTATTAGCATGTGCCCTCAAGAGAGCCTTGTATAACTTCAACGGAGGTAAAATAGGAGATGTCTTCCTCTCAGGACGACGGGGTCTCACAAGTCTCACTAATGATGGTCTCATTGTTGTGTTGTTACTAGAATGTAGTAAGAAACCTCTTTCAGGCCGAATATCTAAATAACTAATCGAAAAAGTTCATATTGAAATCACGTGAATAGCTACCAAATCAGTCGAagtcaaatattttggtcCTACTATGAAACACAAATAAGCATCATCATCCTCTAACCATTTGATCGACAACCTCCTACTCGGGTCTATTGTGGTCTCAACTTGGTATATTGATGATGTTTACCATTTTTACAACAAAAAAGTGTTCAGGGCTTTTGAGATGCATTGGTTTCCCTTTTAAGTAAGCGTGCCTTAAATCGAACAAACAATTCAGTGCAAAATGTTCATATGATCTTGACCACAGAATGTTCGTAACTGGACTGGCACCACAAATTATACGgaacattttcaatatctgtCGCCATAGAGTTCAAATTTTTTGCCATTACATCAAATACATTGCCATACTTGAGAATATAATAGCTACTGctgaaatatatatctatgAGAAGCAAAATTTGTTTGTAATGGGGTACGTTTTACAGATtgtaattttaattcataattCCTATATACTTCGTTGAAAAGTTGTATtgttttcattattgatttgtagatatataataaaatcgGAATAATTATAGAAAAGAGTTTTTCAGTTTATTGGCAACTTTAGACACATTTTCtaaatattccaaatattgCAATCTTTTTACTTTTAGATATATGAAATACCAAACAGGCTAGTgttcattttgaatacCAACCTAAATAGGTAAACTAAATGCTTGGTACATACAATTATGCCATAATTTGGATACCTTACAAAGGATTTGGTTATTAACCTATGAACAAATTTCCTGAAATAGCTTATGCGACCCATAAATATCATTTCCTAATTAGGaaactttttcattattgcATTAAAGACCCGCAAAACATAAACATATACTAAAGCAGCCGTAAAAAGAACAATATGTCAAGTCCTAATGCCAGAATGTAAGACTTAAAATGGGGCAGTCCCCCAGTTATTTGGGAGGAAAgaaacttgaaaatttgaaggaaaCTCATATAAAGTTCTATTCTACATCATACCCTTGGAAAAACAGATTCTCCATATAAGtagaaatgaaattggtTTCCACCTTAGCTATAACATCAGTGATTGCTACACAACTTGTGTCTGCTGCACCAGCCATATCCGACCTTATACCAGATGTTGTCCTTGAAGGATCTGCATCTGTATCTACGGGCTTAAATGTTGAAACTGACGGTGCTAGTCCATCGGTAGATTTGTTGGCAGATAACAGTACTACCTCTTCAAAAACTTCCTCAGCCAAGAAAAGTGGCTCCACATCAGATAACGATCCCTCACTTGGTGATTATATTGACTTTATTGCCGGGGGAAGCGACTCAGAATCAAATGAATCATCATCTGTGACAAAAACTGCGGCTGTTAAGACCAGTAGTTCGTCTTCTATTAAAACCGGAGAATCAACCACTACTGGCTCATACTTTGATAATCTTTTTGACAAGGTGTTAGGTGAAGGCGAATACGCTGATTCAAATACTTCGAGCAAGACCTCAACCACcccaaaatcatcatccaCTTCAACTGGCGGTTCGCTCCTTGATGATGTTGTTGATTCTGTTTTAGGTGGCGAAGATAGTAATTCAACTACTACCGCTTCTACTAAATCTTCAAGTTCTACTGGTGGATCGCTCcttgatgatatttttgattctgtTTTAGGTGGTGACGACAGTAATTCAACTACTACTGCTTCTACTAAATCTTCAAGTTCTACTGGTGGCTCGCTTTTCGATGatctttttgattcattattaggAGATTCCAGTTCGTCAGGTTCATCCTCTAATAAATCCACTAGTTCTTCATCTGGAGGCGATTTCTTAGATGATATTATTAGTGGAGCTAAGAATGCTATTGATGATCTTTTTGATTCCAATTCTACTTCTAGTTCGGGATCTAGTTCGTCTTCAAGTTCAGAAGGTAGTCTTTTAGACGATGTTCTTGATATCGCAGAAAAGTCCATTGGATCTTTATTCGACAAAGGATCTAACTCATCTGTCTCAGGTGGAAGCTTAATTCATGGTGCTCTTTCAATCGCCGAACACGCTATTGAGTCATTGTTCAATAGCGATGGCGACTCCTCGTCAAGTTCTTCAGGTGAGAGCTTTATTGACAAAATCTTAGGAGTTGCTGAAAATGCCATTGGTAATTTCATCGACGGCTTAGGCTCTGACTCTGGCTCTACATCTTCTTCAGGCTCCACATCATCTGGTTCTGGTGGCAGTTTATTACACGACATCTTCGGCTTTGCTTCAAATgcaatcaaatcaattttcgCCAACAATAGTTCTTCTTCGGGCTCTGGAAAAGGATTGTTCCTGAGcatttttgcaattgctGAGGGAGCCCTTTCTTCGTTATTTAGTGGTTCATCGTCCGGGTCATCCTCAGGCGGAGGAAGTGTTTTGGGCGATCTTCTCAGTTCATTCCTTGGTGTTTCCAATTCAACTGGTATTTCTGGCGATGAACTTTTGAGTAAGGCATCTGATGCtatctttaattcttctggaTCTGGCAGCAGCttctttgaagaaatcatcaaGGATTTGTTAGGATCCGCTAAAGATGGAGTATCCTCCTTATTAGGTAATATTGTCAACGAATTTGTTAATGCTTTATTCGATGGAACCTCAGGTTCATCATCTAGCACTAGTACCAGTAAGGGAAGCAGTAgctcttcattatttggtGGTTCTTCTggctcttcttcttctggtaAGAAGTGTTGTTGTTCACCTGCCAGCAAGAAGAGAAAGGCAAAGAAGAGAGccttgaaaaagaaaatcaagAGAAGTATTAAATCCGCAATCAAAAAGAGACAGGAATTGACTGATTCCCAATACATTGACTACGTTTaatcatatataattcTAACCCTTCTATTTCGTGTATTACTTGTTTCGGTGCTTTACGCTTTCTTTTCGCATACCTCTTtgtatttcaattcataattagtatattattatattcagATTTTGTACGATCTACGTAGCTAGATGTCCCATCCTAATTTGTTTATCTGGCCATAATCCCATATTTACAAGTTCACTAGTTGGTCTGTAGCATATGATTATTACTTGTGTTGGCTCTACGATATTTGGACCACGACGGGTGCAAAGTGATTTTATGTTGCGATCACAGGATAGTATTTCTAATTGCGGGCCAAATGAAAATCACCCAATCCAAAATAATGCTTCCCAATATGTAATGGCCGACCTATTTCCCCATTAGCTCACGTGAATCCTCTAAACCCTTTGCAGCCTGGTTAGTAGGCttgtatttcaaataaacgAGACTGTTAATAATAGTATCCTGCTTTTATTTCGTAAAAAttgtaaatattaaatttccTATTATGGACGGTTAGGTAACTAATTAATTACTAAACTATGTTACAATCATGGCTTACGAAAGTCTTTCTATTATTCTTCTCGAATGAAACATAACATGAATGGGAAAGGCCATTAGACATGAATGCgatataaaaaaatttcctAATTCGGTAATGCTCAATgttccaaaatttattcCCTGTTTAGGTAAAGAGATATCGTAAACAGTATTTAgaagttttcaatttacCGAACATGGAACTAAAATAGACGATATAATAAGCGATGAATATAGTAATTAATTGCAAATCAAATAGGTTAATGAAATGCATATTACCTAAAAGAGTATACATATTTCCCCAATTTCAAAGATGATTTCTGGAGGCattcatatatattttgtagATACCCTGGCTTAAGCCCAATTCATTGTTTTGAGTCAAAAgtctttttttcttctgtgCTTTCTTTCATATCGAATGCAAATTTGACTAACGATATAGTCTAAGAAATAATCAAGTAATGAAAGTATCTTCAGTTTGTGGTACCATATTGGTCTACTCGGCCATCGCTAGTGCTGCAGTTGAAAATGTACCAACTAAAAATGAAGCAagcaaaaaaattttcgGACGTTCGTTATTAGACTCGATTGGCTCTTTTATATCAGGAGGAGGCTCTTCAGATTCATCCGACTCTGGTGATAGTTCTAATGCTGATGCTAATGCTGATTCTAAGACCAGCTCCGGTGCCAGTGCTGGTGC
This is a stretch of genomic DNA from Debaryomyces hansenii CBS767 chromosome G complete sequence. It encodes these proteins:
- a CDS encoding DEHA2G06556p (weakly similar to CA3292|IPF5729 Candida albicans IPF5729), translating into MGGDNSLTEVDLNTSFDSFNGEFLNYNDDLKLDLQDLLNEDSVIPISHEDYIDGSETRSDDCDPCKSNMTSPTKKNNHTKNIAMKGNHKLSLDSPNLSLKPEATDTNIVANELFQVTSNLRAGKQQHQSDIFGLDDENDDLFCGKRLNNDKIDKLVNELGLRNRDDEIDFELDDQVRTGIFKGRFKKHHHDVDNNKDDIDLLLTDYLTNATSAINDDKENLAPYPDPLKTIRNKDTNSIKKSNKVFFKAPRKAGYSKSSIPVLKPLSNVTNIELKKPTNEFMVRKDSTISPNRICTPNHTGIDAPFKPSLKYQNSPFNIYLVDSSTGLINDATQFGTELNASNCEGFPLPEHVNEIVQIPTNEESQKPASKKQKQKMAIIKAFQNKYYSTNSQISKDTRKRPGFYNKEEYEKYKHKLTSQNTSGVQVVNQATLSQSESVDSPNDKTNSVSNKKTPKKQKVRWAEKLEW
- a CDS encoding DEHA2G06578p (highly similar to CA3293|IPF5726 Candida albicans IPF5726) yields the protein MSTFFDEMKKSFADVPITDKKIDTASFLEASESLIKLFDLLGSSAFQVVQKDMTGNITKIRTKLLADPAGSGTLQDLVLSEANTKTKTATQGLLWLSRGLQFTSQAMRETVDNPSKELAVTFTDAYSKTLSQYHGMLVKPIFKLAMKACPYRKDFFEKLGADQTKVAEQLKTWLKALEDIVQIILDFFTSGNYGKGL
- a CDS encoding DEHA2G06600p (similar to uniprot|P27810 Saccharomyces cerevisiae YOR099W KTR1 Alpha-1 2-mannosyltransferase involved in O-and N-linked protein glycosylation), with the protein product MPSLNDNPLNVEELENTEASLKKDKQRESVFRLGDQESLLSQDPEYEASEPFKESKVFYNNKFVGRAVIGESNNNITDGIVDYQRENATFFSLVRNEDFSGIAEAIQSVEYRFNNKYHYDWVFANDEPFHPTFINVIQNLVSGQAHFVQISREIWSYPDWIDQDKANETRHTMKENKVKYGDSVSYRHMCRFNSGFFYRLPIMKNYRYYWRVEPEIEFQCDIFHQDWFKYMKENNKKYAFTLAPLELHTTVTNLWETVQEFSRKNPKLVAKDNNMDFLTEDGGATYNMCHFWSNFEIGDMDFYRSEAYSKFFDHIDKAGGFYYSRWGDAPVHSMGVSLLLSKDELFFMDNSGYFHSPNGDCPWDPKIRKERRCTCSTKKDATWLKSSCIPKWFEIHDIEKPPFVPKYAFVNQHKPPDEEEEKENEEEYDNKDE
- a CDS encoding DEHA2G06622p (similar to uniprot|Q02562 Saccharomyces cerevisiae YDR511W ACN9 Protein of the mitochondrial intermembrane space); the encoded protein is MRPSLVRLVRPRRPERKTSPILPPLKLYKALLRAHANKLPVELRPLGDQYVKAEFKAHKNIDNPLHIVGFLAQWQDYLKGIDGGEWINGKLSQQDLEKMSPEQIGQLHELMEEAKKAGASE
- a CDS encoding DEHA2G06644p (no similarity), with product MAKNLNSMATDIENVPYNLWCQSSYEHSVVKII
- a CDS encoding DEHA2G06666p (no similarity) — translated: MKLVSTLAITSVIATQLVSAAPAISDLIPDVVLEGSASVSTGLNVETDGASPSVDLLADNSTTSSKTSSAKKSGSTSDNDPSLGDYIDFIAGGSDSESNESSSVTKTAAVKTSSSSSIKTGESTTTGSYFDNLFDKVLGEGEYADSNTSSKTSTTPKSSSTSTGGSLLDDVVDSVLGGEDSNSTTTASTKSSSSTGGSLLDDIFDSVLGGDDSNSTTTASTKSSSSTGGSLFDDLFDSLLGDSSSSGSSSNKSTSSSSGGDFLDDIISGAKNAIDDLFDSNSTSSSGSSSSSSSEGSLLDDVLDIAEKSIGSLFDKGSNSSVSGGSLIHGALSIAEHAIESLFNSDGDSSSSSSGESFIDKILGVAENAIGNFIDGLGSDSGSTSSSGSTSSGSGGSLLHDIFGFASNAIKSIFANNSSSSGSGKGLFSSIFAIAEGALSSLFSGSSSGSSSGGGSVLGDLLSSFLGVSNSTGISGDELLSKASDAIFNSSGSGSSFFEEIIKDLLGSAKDGVSSLLGNIVNEFVNALFDGTSGSSSSTSTSKGSSSSSLFGGSSGSSSSGKKCCCSPASKKRKAKKRALKKKIKRSIKSAIKKRQELTDSQYIDYV